The Desulfomicrobium orale DSM 12838 genome includes a window with the following:
- the ylqF gene encoding ribosome biogenesis GTPase YlqF, with product MSIQWFPGHMHRARKQIAQIMGKVDVVIEVLDARLPGYSENPMLAELRGDRPCLKVLNKSDLADPAVTEAWKKHYRLTGAEPLEIVGTNPKDCREIISLLTRIGPRRNLLMQPLNCLIVGIPNVGKSTLMNTLVGRKVARAANQAAITTKQKRVHLSDEITLYDTPGVLWPKIGDAQASYMLAGSGAVRETAMDNAEVAVGVAAYLLEEYPALLRERYSLAELPEAGPEAGTALVRTVGQKRGCLVRGGEVDLDRAAGILLNELRAGKIGRISLQRPPASE from the coding sequence ATGTCCATCCAGTGGTTTCCCGGGCACATGCACCGGGCCAGAAAGCAGATCGCCCAGATCATGGGCAAGGTGGACGTGGTCATCGAAGTGCTGGACGCCCGTCTGCCCGGCTACAGCGAAAACCCCATGCTGGCCGAACTGCGCGGGGACCGGCCCTGCCTCAAAGTGCTGAACAAGTCCGACCTGGCCGACCCGGCGGTCACGGAGGCCTGGAAAAAGCACTACCGTCTCACCGGAGCCGAACCCCTGGAAATTGTGGGTACCAATCCCAAGGACTGCCGGGAGATCATTTCTCTGCTGACCCGGATAGGCCCCAGACGGAACCTGCTCATGCAGCCGCTCAACTGCCTGATCGTGGGCATCCCCAATGTGGGCAAATCCACGCTGATGAACACTCTGGTGGGCCGGAAGGTGGCGCGGGCCGCCAATCAGGCCGCCATTACCACCAAGCAGAAGCGCGTGCACCTGAGCGACGAGATCACTCTGTACGATACGCCCGGCGTACTGTGGCCCAAAATCGGGGATGCCCAGGCCTCTTACATGCTGGCCGGAAGCGGAGCCGTGCGCGAGACGGCCATGGATAATGCGGAAGTGGCGGTGGGAGTGGCGGCCTATCTGCTGGAGGAATATCCCGCCCTGCTCCGGGAGCGATACTCTCTGGCGGAACTGCCCGAAGCAGGGCCCGAGGCCGGGACGGCTCTTGTGCGTACGGTGGGACAGAAGCGGGGCTGCCTGGTCCGGGGTGGCGAGGTGGATCTGGACAGGGCGGCGGGAATCCTGCTGAACGAACTCCGGGCCGGAAAAATCGGACGCATCAGCCTGCAACGGCCGCCGGCATCGGAGTGA
- the yjgA gene encoding ribosome biogenesis factor YjgA, protein MHGAGEDLRPSKSQRKRDMLALQELGRRLLELSPERIARMDLPDDLAEAVAFYHTLKDKEARRRQVQFIGVVMRGLDPEPIRQALDALDQIRFQHTDDFHQLEEWRDALVAGDQAALEEVTRRFDLDARQVERMAARAAAERAAGKPSREGRALFRLLRQALEKEKGGA, encoded by the coding sequence ATGCACGGAGCCGGTGAGGATCTCCGGCCGAGCAAGTCCCAGCGCAAGCGGGACATGCTCGCTTTGCAGGAGCTGGGCAGACGCCTTCTGGAACTGTCGCCGGAACGGATCGCCCGCATGGATCTACCCGACGATCTGGCCGAGGCCGTGGCTTTTTACCACACCCTGAAAGACAAGGAAGCCCGGCGCCGTCAGGTGCAGTTCATCGGCGTGGTCATGCGCGGGCTCGATCCCGAGCCTATCCGCCAGGCTCTGGACGCTCTGGATCAGATCCGTTTTCAGCACACGGACGATTTTCATCAGCTTGAGGAGTGGCGGGATGCCCTGGTGGCCGGTGACCAGGCCGCACTGGAAGAAGTGACCCGCCGGTTTGATCTGGATGCGCGGCAGGTAGAGCGGATGGCCGCACGGGCCGCTGCCGAGAGGGCGGCCGGAAAGCCGTCCCGCGAGGGCCGTGCGTTGTTCCGGCTGCTCCGGCAGGCTCTGGAAAAGGAGAAGGGCGGCGCGTAG
- a CDS encoding universal stress protein: MPKKLLCTLSEDPHMFNGLRFLCHFFRHKEDMDLTLLGLAAPDSPYCLWRSGNRDGDRPLETDRNWQTARDEAVSMLVREGFTPEQIRVKSSGNMLCRIEDIEQEIGQDNYDAVVMGRRGLGRLKDFFQKSLSRRLLELSPDAPLMLCRKPDVNRENVLLCVDGSGSSMRMTGFVADMLQKESHLVTLCNVIRDTDDDRKKSTEIFERCEALMAEKGFGSDRLRYMIYPSDYAPRAVLDNAHWGKFAMVAVGASTGKSFLAGSVSNYLFNELSGAVLWIHP; this comes from the coding sequence ATGCCCAAGAAGCTGCTGTGCACGCTGAGTGAAGATCCCCACATGTTCAATGGATTGCGCTTCCTGTGTCATTTTTTCCGGCACAAGGAAGACATGGACCTGACTCTTCTGGGTCTTGCCGCACCGGACAGTCCGTACTGTCTGTGGCGGTCCGGGAACAGGGACGGCGACCGCCCCCTGGAGACGGACCGCAACTGGCAGACAGCCAGAGACGAGGCCGTGAGCATGCTGGTGCGGGAAGGGTTCACGCCGGAGCAGATCAGGGTCAAGAGCAGCGGCAATATGTTGTGCCGCATTGAGGACATCGAACAGGAAATCGGTCAGGATAACTATGACGCCGTGGTCATGGGTCGGCGGGGGCTGGGCCGGCTGAAGGATTTCTTTCAGAAGAGCCTGTCCCGCAGGTTGCTGGAACTCAGTCCCGATGCGCCGCTGATGCTCTGCCGCAAACCTGATGTGAACCGGGAAAACGTCCTGCTGTGCGTGGATGGTTCCGGATCGTCCATGCGCATGACCGGATTCGTGGCCGACATGCTGCAAAAGGAATCGCATCTGGTCACCCTGTGCAACGTCATCCGCGATACCGATGACGACCGGAAAAAGAGTACGGAAATCTTCGAGCGGTGCGAGGCGCTCATGGCCGAGAAGGGTTTTGGTTCTGACCGGCTCCGGTACATGATCTATCCCTCGGACTATGCCCCCCGCGCTGTTCTGGACAACGCTCACTGGGGCAAGTTCGCCATGGTGGCGGTGGGCGCTTCCACAGGGAAAAGTTTTCTGGCCGGGTCCGTGAGCAATTATCTGTTCAACGAACTGTCCGGCGCGGTACTCTGGATACATCCCTGA
- the hisF gene encoding imidazole glycerol phosphate synthase subunit HisF: MLSKRVIPCLDVRDGKLTKGVRFQGNVDIGDPVDTARRYYEEGADEIVFYDITASHEGRGIMLRVVEKVAGQIFIPFSVGGGISTLADMRDVLLAGAEKISVNSAAVKRPEIIAEGAAAFGSQCIVVGMDVLRVPRTDAIPSGYEIVIHGGRKRTGMDALWWAKEAEHLGAGELCVNSIDADGTKDGYELTLTRLIADHVRVPVIASGGAGSPQHMVEAVTEGRASAALIASIVHYGNHTIVELKDHMARSGVRVRRVW; encoded by the coding sequence ATGCTCAGTAAGCGCGTCATTCCCTGCCTGGACGTCCGGGACGGCAAGCTGACCAAGGGTGTCAGATTTCAGGGCAATGTGGATATCGGCGACCCGGTGGACACGGCCCGGCGCTACTACGAGGAAGGGGCCGACGAGATCGTGTTTTACGACATCACCGCGTCCCACGAGGGCCGGGGCATCATGCTCAGGGTGGTGGAAAAGGTGGCCGGGCAGATTTTCATCCCCTTTTCCGTGGGCGGGGGGATCTCCACGCTGGCCGACATGCGCGATGTGCTGCTGGCCGGAGCGGAGAAAATTTCGGTCAATTCCGCCGCCGTGAAAAGGCCGGAAATCATCGCTGAGGGCGCGGCGGCCTTCGGCTCCCAGTGCATCGTGGTCGGCATGGATGTGCTGCGCGTGCCGCGCACCGATGCCATCCCCTCGGGCTACGAGATCGTCATCCACGGCGGCCGCAAGCGTACGGGCATGGACGCCCTGTGGTGGGCGAAGGAAGCGGAGCATCTGGGCGCGGGCGAGCTGTGCGTCAACTCCATCGACGCCGACGGCACCAAAGACGGCTACGAGCTGACCCTGACCCGGCTCATCGCCGACCATGTGCGCGTGCCGGTCATCGCTTCGGGAGGCGCGGGCAGCCCGCAGCATATGGTCGAGGCCGTGACTGAAGGCCGGGCCTCGGCCGCGCTCATCGCGTCCATCGTGCATTACGGGAACCACACCATCGTGGAACTGAAAGACCATATGGCCCGGAGCGGCGTGCGGGTCCGGCGTGTCTGGTGA
- the hisH gene encoding imidazole glycerol phosphate synthase subunit HisH, translating to MLAILNYEAGNLTSVRRALDSLGIPCMVTADHDVIARSQGIIFPGVGAAGSAMEHLRRSGMADAILREIGRNKPMLGICLGCQILLDHSPENDTRTLGVISGQCGMFTPDLSDENGEPINIPHMGWNTVRLHRDCRLFDGIDPESEFYFVHSYYPIPAREYVIGTTGYGLEFCSVHGRDGLWATQFHPEKSGRPGLKMLANFYAYCRETAHAQ from the coding sequence ATGCTCGCCATTTTGAACTACGAAGCCGGAAATCTGACCAGCGTCAGGCGCGCCCTGGATTCTCTGGGTATTCCCTGCATGGTCACGGCGGACCATGACGTCATCGCCCGCAGCCAGGGGATCATTTTTCCCGGTGTGGGCGCGGCCGGATCGGCCATGGAACATCTGCGCCGGTCCGGCATGGCGGACGCCATTCTCCGCGAAATCGGCCGGAACAAGCCCATGCTTGGCATCTGTCTGGGCTGTCAGATCCTGCTGGATCACAGTCCTGAAAACGATACCCGGACGCTGGGCGTCATCTCCGGCCAATGCGGCATGTTCACGCCGGACCTGTCCGATGAGAACGGCGAGCCCATCAACATCCCGCACATGGGCTGGAACACGGTCCGCCTGCATCGGGACTGCCGCCTTTTCGACGGCATCGACCCGGAAAGCGAGTTCTATTTCGTGCACAGCTATTATCCCATCCCGGCCCGGGAGTACGTGATCGGCACCACCGGTTACGGGCTGGAGTTCTGCTCCGTCCACGGCCGCGACGGTCTGTGGGCCACCCAGTTTCATCCGGAAAAAAGCGGGCGGCCGGGGCTTAAGATGCTTGCCAATTTCTATGCGTATTGCCGGGAGACGGCCCATGCTCAGTAA
- the rfaD gene encoding ADP-glyceromanno-heptose 6-epimerase codes for MIVITGGAGFIGSAMIWELNRQGRRDIIVVDNLASTAKWRNLVGLAYHRYIHKDEFPALARTRYMEDRIEAVIHLGACSATTEPDCDYLIRNNLEYSKAMCRFALERNARFIYASSAATYGDGGRGFDDSDEALDSLQPLNMYGYSKHLFDLWVQGEGLLDSVAGLKFFNVFGPNEYHKEDMRSVVCKAFIQIGQTGRLKLFRSYRAEYADGEQRRDFVYIKDCVRIIGWLLENPGVGGIFNVGTGQARTWNDLARAVFAAMDLEPVIEYIDMPEFLRDKYQYYTCADLTKLGVRGCDVRFRSLEDGVTDYVQNYLAREHAYLTSRY; via the coding sequence ATGATCGTCATCACCGGCGGCGCGGGCTTCATCGGCAGCGCCATGATCTGGGAACTGAACCGGCAGGGCCGCCGGGACATCATCGTGGTGGACAATCTGGCGTCCACCGCCAAATGGCGCAATCTGGTCGGGCTTGCGTACCATCGCTACATCCACAAGGACGAATTTCCGGCCCTGGCCAGAACCCGTTACATGGAAGACCGCATCGAGGCCGTGATTCATCTCGGCGCCTGCTCCGCCACCACGGAGCCCGACTGCGATTATCTGATCCGCAACAATCTGGAATACTCCAAAGCCATGTGCCGCTTCGCTCTGGAGCGCAACGCCCGGTTCATCTACGCCAGCTCCGCCGCCACTTACGGAGACGGCGGCCGCGGGTTCGACGATTCCGACGAGGCTCTGGACAGCCTGCAACCGCTGAACATGTACGGCTACTCCAAGCATCTGTTTGACCTGTGGGTGCAAGGGGAAGGGCTGCTGGACAGCGTGGCCGGACTCAAGTTCTTCAACGTGTTCGGTCCCAACGAATACCACAAGGAAGACATGCGCTCGGTGGTCTGCAAGGCTTTCATCCAGATCGGGCAGACTGGGCGGCTGAAACTCTTCAGGTCCTACCGTGCGGAATACGCCGACGGCGAGCAGCGCCGGGACTTTGTGTACATCAAGGACTGCGTGCGGATCATCGGCTGGCTGCTCGAAAATCCTGGCGTGGGCGGGATTTTCAACGTGGGAACGGGTCAGGCCCGGACCTGGAACGATCTGGCCCGGGCCGTGTTCGCGGCCATGGATCTGGAGCCGGTCATCGAATACATCGACATGCCGGAATTCCTGCGGGATAAGTATCAGTATTATACCTGCGCGGACCTGACCAAACTGGGCGTGCGCGGCTGCGACGTCCGCTTCCGGTCTCTGGAGGACGGCGTGACGGACTATGTGCAAAACTACCTAGCACGGGAGCACGCGTATCTGACCTCCCGCTACTGA
- a CDS encoding RNA methyltransferase produces the protein MLHHIAVVLFRPKYPENIGSVARACMNMGCSRIILVDPWKWDLEKALPLATHHARHLLESVSIVPTLSEALAPFSVSYGTTARTGGWRKSIQTSEEAAPQIIAQCNDGASVALVFGPEDKGLTNEETDLCSHLLTIPTAGGLTSLNLSQAVMVVLYECFKKSLTKPFKIAGYPKERHINHDERQILFDQLRETLLDIDYLKPDNPDYFMLSIKRFLNRVNPRLNEYNQLMGLCRQMRRIVRIAREKG, from the coding sequence ATGCTGCACCATATCGCCGTCGTACTGTTTCGTCCTAAATATCCGGAGAATATCGGTTCCGTGGCCCGCGCCTGCATGAACATGGGATGCTCCCGGATCATCCTCGTCGATCCGTGGAAATGGGACCTGGAAAAAGCCCTGCCCCTGGCCACCCATCACGCCCGGCATCTGCTGGAGTCTGTAAGCATCGTCCCCACGCTGTCCGAGGCGCTCGCTCCCTTCTCCGTTTCCTACGGCACCACGGCCCGGACGGGCGGATGGCGCAAGTCCATTCAGACGTCCGAGGAAGCCGCTCCGCAGATTATCGCTCAGTGCAACGACGGAGCCAGCGTCGCCCTGGTTTTCGGGCCGGAAGACAAAGGGCTGACCAACGAGGAAACCGACTTGTGTTCCCATCTGCTGACCATCCCCACCGCCGGCGGGCTGACCTCCCTGAACCTGAGCCAGGCCGTGATGGTGGTACTGTACGAATGCTTCAAGAAATCCCTGACCAAACCCTTCAAGATAGCCGGATATCCCAAGGAGCGCCACATCAACCATGACGAGCGCCAGATTCTCTTCGATCAGCTCCGCGAGACGCTGCTGGACATCGACTACCTCAAGCCCGACAACCCCGACTACTTCATGTTGTCCATCAAACGCTTCCTGAACCGGGTCAATCCGCGACTGAACGAGTACAACCAGCTCATGGGACTCTGCCGGCAGATGCGACGCATCGTCCGCATCGCCAGAGAAAAAGGCTGA